TTCGACCTGGACACCGAGGACGAGCAGGCCGTGGTCTACGGGGGGACCGGACGATGAGCAACAAGCCGACGCTGGCCGTCATCGGTGCCACCGGCGCCGTCGGCACCGTCATGCTGGACCTGCTGTCCACCCGGGAGGACGTCTGGGGCGAGATCCGGCTGATCGCCTCGCCCCGCTCGGCGGGCAAGCGGTTGACCGTGCGCGGCGAGCAGGTCGAGGTCCTCGCGTTGTCCGAGGACTGCTTCGACGGCGTGGACGTCGCGATGTTCGACGTGCCCGACGAGGTCTCCGCACAGTGGGCGCCGGTGGCCGCGGCCCGCGGCGCGGTGGCGGTGGACAACTCCGGGGCGTTCCGGATGGACCCGGACGTGCCACTGGTGGTGCCCGAGGTGAACCCCGCCGCGGCCCGCCGGCGGCCGCGCGGCATCATCTCCAACCCCAACTGCACGACGCTGTCGATGATCGTGGCGATGGGCTGCTTGCACGCCGAGTTCGAGCTGCAGGCCCTGGTGGTGGCCTCCTATCAGGCCGCCTCGGGCGCTGGGCAGCCCGGCATCGACGCATTGCGCGAGCAGATCAATAAGGTGGCCGGCTCGGACACGCTGGGCACGCAGCCCGGCGACGTGCGTCGCGCGGTCGGCGAGTTCGGGCCGTTCCCGGCCCCGCTGGCGCTCAACGTGGTGCCCTGGGCGGGCTCGTTGAAGCAGGACGGCTGGTCCTCGGAGGAGATGAAGGTTCGCAACGAGTCGCGCAAGATCCTGGGTCTACCCGGCCTGCGGGTCTCCGCGACCTGCGTGCGGGTACCGGTGATCACCACGCACTCCCTCGCGGTGCACGCGACCTTCGCCTCGGAGGTCTCCGTTGAGCGCGCGCACGCCGTGTTGCGCGACGCCCCCGGCGTGGTGCTGGTGGATGACCCGGCGAACGGTGAGTTCCCGACGCCGGCTGACGTGGTCGGTACCGACCCGACCTGGGTCGGTCGGGTGCGCCGGGCGCTGGACGACCCGAACTCCCTCGACCTTTTCCTGTGCGGGGACAACCTGCGCAAGGGCGCGGCACTGAACACCGCGCAGATCGCCGAGCTGGTGGCCGCCGAACTGCGCGGTGAGTGAACGTCGTCTGATGCGCCGTCAGGCGTAGGCGGCCATCTCCACCGCGAAGCACAACTGCAGGATGTCCGGCATGCCGAACGGCAGCGCCTGGGTGTAGAGCGCGCCCGCGATGCCGGAACTGCGGTCGATCCAGAAGTGGGTGTTGAACAGGCCCGCCCAGGCCCCGGTGTTCGCCGCGCGCATGCCCGGCAGGTCGACGGAGTTGAGCAGGAAACCGTGACCCCAGGTCCAGCCCGGACCCAGGTTGAAGTCGCAGGCCAGCGTGGGCTCGGCCGTCGGCAGTGCCTCGGGGAAGGTCAGCGGGGCGATCTGGTCGCTGAACGCCTGCGCCACGGTGTCCGGCTTCAGGATGGTCGTCCCGTCCAGCGTGCCGTCGTTGAGCAGCATGCGCTGGAAGCGCATGTAG
Above is a genomic segment from Sporichthyaceae bacterium containing:
- a CDS encoding aspartate-semialdehyde dehydrogenase; this translates as MSNKPTLAVIGATGAVGTVMLDLLSTREDVWGEIRLIASPRSAGKRLTVRGEQVEVLALSEDCFDGVDVAMFDVPDEVSAQWAPVAAARGAVAVDNSGAFRMDPDVPLVVPEVNPAAARRRPRGIISNPNCTTLSMIVAMGCLHAEFELQALVVASYQAASGAGQPGIDALREQINKVAGSDTLGTQPGDVRRAVGEFGPFPAPLALNVVPWAGSLKQDGWSSEEMKVRNESRKILGLPGLRVSATCVRVPVITTHSLAVHATFASEVSVERAHAVLRDAPGVVLVDDPANGEFPTPADVVGTDPTWVGRVRRALDDPNSLDLFLCGDNLRKGAALNTAQIAELVAAELRGE